The Corynebacterium callunae DSM 20147 genomic sequence CACCCCAGGTTCCAGTGCGATCGGTAAACATGGAATAATGCTCCCAGGCATCACGATTGCCAAAGTCCGAGGGCTTAAAGCGGGTGAGGTAAACATCATCTGCCCGCTGGAATTCTGAGCTCATCATGTAGATGTATCCGTCTGGACCTTGTTCCCAGGTGATCAAATTGGCATAACCATCAAGATAGCTGGTGGGAATCGTAGTCACGGATTTCCAGGTTTTGCCCTGATCCGTGGACTTCCAAATTTGGGTATACAACACATTGCCAATGCCTTCATTCCACATGGCCTGCATATATAAGGTTCCATCAATGTTGATGACATCCGAGGGCAGTAGCGTCAAGCCACGCTCATTGTGAGAATAGTTGATTAATTGTTCAACGCTTTCGCCCTCATTAAGCGGTCGTTTAATAATGATTTTGCCGTTTTCATCTAGCTCGGCGATAACTCCTGCCGGGCTCATCCACTCACCTTGACCCAGATAAGCGCCACGGAAAGTATCGCCAAAAATAATGGCAAATTCTTCGCCAGTTCCCAATGAGGTCATAATTCCCAAGTCAGCAGCCAAGGCCCCGACATGATTTGAAATACCCTCGCCCAAAACATCACCAATGAGGTTGACCACCAAACCATCAGAGATTTCGGTAGCCCAAGGAGTTGCAGGGGTTGCCGCATCTGATTGCTCACTGGAGCCAGAACTACCGGAGGATCCCGAACTAAAAGAAGAAAAGGTGGAGGCATGTGCCACTGGGGTTAGCAAAAATCCTAAAGATAATGCGCTCAGTAGGGCAAGGGGAGTCTTTTTCAATTGCGTATCTTTTCATTGGGAATACTTAGAGGAGCGTTCAAAACTCTAACAGTAATGGTCTATTTTTGTGCCAAAAAATTCTATAGGGTCTATAGATATGCGCCGACACCTCACCGTCTTTGTAGCGTTTAGCGTGGCCATTAGCTCATGTTCCTCGACCCCCACTCAAGCTTTTAGCAGTTCCTCAAGCTCTAGCTCAGCTGTCACCAATACTGATTTCACTCGCAACCATAAAGCCACCATTAACAATGGTTGGGCGATGTCATTTTTGCCAGGCACAGACTACCTCGCTATTACCCAAAGAACTGGTGGGCTGCAGTTACTTAATCACCTCAACGGCGAGCTCAAAGCCATAAGTGGCACCCCGGAGGTATATACCGAAGGCCAAGCGGGAATGCATGACATCGTCCCCGGACCCACGTTCTCCAGCGATGGCACGGTGTACTTAAGTTGGGTGCGCGAACATCCTGCGGGTGCACAAGGTGTCGTAGGTACTGCCACCTTGGACACGTCCAACGGCAGCTTGAATAATCTCAACGTCATTTGGGAACAGGATCCCGCTCCAGGTAGTGGCCACTTTTCGCTACGTTTGCTCATCGCAGGAGAGTATCTTTTTGTCAGCAGTGGCGATCGCCAGCAAGGCGCGCCTGCCCAAGATATCAACTCAAATCTCGGCGGGCTGCTGCGGCTTACTCTAGACGGACAACCTGCAGCAGGAAACCCCTGGAACAATGAGCGCTGGACCATGGGAAATCGCAATATCCTTGGCCTGGCAGCTGCGGAAAATGGTGAGTTGTGGATAACTGAGATGGGACCCCAAGGCGGCGATGAACTGAACAAGGTGGTCGCCGGCGATAATTATGGCTGGCCACAGGCCTCAATGGGCAGTAACTATGATGGCTCCGATATTCCTGATCACCAATCCGGGGACGGATTCCATGCACCAGCTATTTCTTGGGTGCCTTCAATTTCACCGGGTAATTTGCTGATCTATTCAGGAGAGCTTTTCGACGCCTTCAGCCACTCAGCCCTCATCGGAGGCTTGAGCGGGCAACGCCTGGTGCAAGTCACCCTAGAAGAGCCTGCTGTGGAGCTTAATCAGTGGCCCATGGAAGCTCGCATCCGAGCCATCGCCCAAGCTCCTGATGGTGCAGTATGGGTTTTGGAAGATGGCGCAGCTGGCAACCTGTGGGAATTAAGGCCTTAATCGCGATAACGCAAATATTCACCCACCACAGCGGACCCCAAACCATCAAGGTCAGGAGCACTGACAGTGCCACCCACTCGATTAGCTAATTGGTTGAGAAAGTGCTCTAAACCTTGGTCATAGCCCAAGCGGAAAAAGGTGCTGTGTGCACTGCGTTTAGCGATCTTATCCAATTGCAACACTGTTTTGGATAGCGTTTCCGGGGTAGTGGGCCAGTTGAACCAGGCCTCGCCGTTGGGCTCGAGGTGTGCTGTTGGTTCACCATCAGTAACAATCAACAAGGTGGGTTGCATATGGGAGTTACGTGCAAAAAAGCGCTCTGCCAATAACAAAGCATGATGCAGGTTGGTGCCTTGTTCATGAACCGGAGGCAATCCAGTTAATTCCTCAATATCCATTGATTGCGCATAACGTCCAAAGCTAATCAGTGCTAATTCATCACCGCGGAACCTTGTGGAAATTAGGTGATGCAAAGCCAGTGCAGTTTGTTTCATCGGCACCCAACGGCCTTCCGCAGCCATGGAATAGCTGGTATCCACCAATAGCGCAACCGCATGTTGGGTGCGAACCTCGGTTTCCACCACTTCAATATCTGCCGCGGTGATCTTGAGCGGATCATTAGATCCTGCCGTGCGTTGCAAAGCATTATTAATAGTGCGTGTGACATCCCAGGGTTGGGTATCGCCAAATTCATAAGACCGCGAGGCGCCAGTTTGTTCACCACCGGCACCCGCAAAGCGGGAATCCCGTGACCCGCTGCGGGAGGAGAGGTGGGAGGTGGCGTCGTCAAGTAAAGTTTTTCCCAGTCGCCGCATGGCTTGGGGGCTGAGCTTTAGTGAACCATCTGCTTGTTTGCGCAACAATCCGCTCTCGCGCATGGCGCGGTCTAATTTGGCCAGCAGCTCGGCAGAAATTGCAGCGTCATCACCGAGCTGTCGGCGTAGCGCATCCAAATCTAGGTCGGTGTAATCATGGTTGAGCTGATCGGTGAGGTTATCTAGCTCTGCGAGGTCTTGCATCACGCCGGTGCCATCACCAAGTCCCATGCCTTGCTCACCGGAAAAGTCCTCTGAACTATTCCAATCAAGCTCCGGCCGCAAGCCTTCGAGGTTTCCAGCCAAATCGCCCAGAAGCTCCTGCAATTCGGTTGATCCAAATGCTTGGGCGGAAAGCTCCATTAATTCTTGGCGTTGCTCCGCGGACATTGAGTTGAGCATTCTTTGGGCAGCAGCTGAACGCGCAGCCAAGAGGTCAATGAGTTCTTTAATATCGCGAGGGTTCTCTGGGAAATTCTGGCCATGGCGGGCCATAAAGTCAGCAAAATCAGCCGGGGTATCTGTACCGGCTCGGTGTTTTGCCAGCAGCTCATTAAGGTCTTTAAGCATCTGCGCGATCTCAGCTTTATCCTCAGGCGTTGCGCCTTCGAGGGCTTGTTTCATGCCGGCGAATTGTTGATCAAGCATTTCGCGGCCTAGAAGATCTTTAATCTCCTCAAAGTTTTGCCGTGCCTCAGTGGATTGCCAATCATAGGTATTTAGCTCCGCTACCGCAGCTGCGGTTGACTGAGGGAGATTCTCCAAGGTCATTTCCCGAAACGCGCGATCAGTGTCATCTAAGTCAATATCGCGGGCTAGCTGGGCTCTTTCCGCCCGCAGGGCGGCGTCGAGAAGCTTTTTTGCCTCTTTTAGGGTGCCGCCGAGATTGTTTTTGCTCAGCAGTTCGCGGCGGCGTTCCATGGCTCGCCGGGCCAGATCATCAAAGCCTTCTTGGCCGCGGGCACCACGCCGTAAATATTCGCGTAATGCCTGTTCAGGGGAGTAGCCAGCCATAATATCTTGGGCAATCTCATCGAGTGCCTGGCGCAGATCAGCAGGCGGGGCTAACGGATCTGGGCCGCCAGAATAACGCCCATAACGGCTAAAACGTGGGCCCAAATGTGCAGACATGGCTGACTCCTTAGAACTGGCTTTTAGCCATAGATTGTTTCGCCTTCGCCGGAATCCTTGGCGATCTTTCGGGAAAGAAAGAGGCCTTCCAACGCAAGCTCAATTGCATTAGCGCGTTGACCTGGGGTTGTGGCCTCAAAAGCGGTTGCGATTTCTTCATAAAGGTCCGTATCGCCAAGCTCTGGCAGGGATTCCAAAAACTCCTCAGCAGAGACTTGCGCACCGGTAGAAACTGTGACGCTGCCATCAAGGGCTGCAATGAGCGCGGTGAGGTCAAGTGGGCGCAAACGTGGACGCAAGGTTTCCGCAGTGGCAGTACGGAGAATATAATCCAAGATTTCCCATTCGCGGCCTTCTTCACCGGCCTCAAATTCCACCTTGCCACCGAGTACCTCAACGGCTGCATCAACATCCACCAGGCGAGCAACTGCGTTTTCTTCACCGCGAATGGTGGCACGATGCAAGGCAGCTGCTGCAATGGTTTCTGCACCAGCAATAGCAAAACGGGCAGATACTCCGGCGCGCTGATTAACCGCAGATGATTCACGTAAAGCGCGGGTATAGCGGGCCAGGATTTCTAGCAGCACATCTGGAACTTCCGCAACCAGCTTGGCTTCCTGCTTAATCACGGCTATTTCATCACGTAGTTCGATGGGGTAGTGGGTGCGGATTTCAGCGCCAAAACGGTCTTTAAGCGGGGTAATAATGCGGCCTCGGTTGGTGTAATCCTCCGGGTTTGCCGAGGCTACTACTAAAAGATCTAGGGGCAAACGCAGCATATAACCGCGAATCTGGACATCGCGTTCTTCCATAACATTGAGCATGGCCACCTGAATGCGCTCGGCGAGGTCAGGTAACTCATTAATGGCTACAATGCCCCGGTTGGAACGGGGGATTAGGCCAAAGTGAATTGTTTCGGGATCCCCCAAACGCCGGCCTTCGGCAACGCGCATCGGATCAACGTCACCGATAAGGTCTGCTACGGACGTATCTGGGGTGGCTAATTTTTCCGCATAACGATCATCACGGTGGATCCAACTAATTGGCAGGGCATCACCTTCAGCTTTAATGCGCGCGCGGGTGGCTGCAGTAATTGGAGCGAGGGGATCTTCGCGCAGCTCCGAATCTGAAATAGCAGGGGTCCACTCGTCTAAAAGTGCAGTTAAAGAGCGCAGCAGGCGGGTTTTACCCTGGCCTCTTTCACCCAAAAGCACAATGTCATGCCCAGCAATTAAGGCACGCTCAACCTGTGGGATGACAGTATGCTGCAGGCCGTGTAATCCAGGCCAGGGATCTTCGCCCTTTTCTAGCTTGGCCAGCAAATTAGCGCGGATTTCTTGGCGCAGCGGGCGGTGGATATAGCCGGTGGCCTTAAGCTCACCGAGCGTGGACACATTTGGTGGGAGACTCACCCTTTTGAGGCTAGTCCTTTTTTCTACGGAAAGCTGTAGGCTGCGTGGCATGGAACACAATCGCAGCACCGTGGTCTTGCTTATTCGCCATGGTCAAACT encodes the following:
- a CDS encoding DUF4185 domain-containing protein — encoded protein: MKKTPLALLSALSLGFLLTPVAHASTFSSFSSGSSGSSGSSEQSDAATPATPWATEISDGLVVNLIGDVLGEGISNHVGALAADLGIMTSLGTGEEFAIIFGDTFRGAYLGQGEWMSPAGVIAELDENGKIIIKRPLNEGESVEQLINYSHNERGLTLLPSDVINIDGTLYMQAMWNEGIGNVLYTQIWKSTDQGKTWKSVTTIPTSYLDGYANLITWEQGPDGYIYMMSSEFQRADDVYLTRFKPSDFGNRDAWEHYSMFTDRTGTWGDSYSPVISDKMAAGEMSLRYIDGYWVLAMFNAETMAIEVRISKEIAADWNAITPAQVVVAGTGGWGAEQTPSNFTQLYGGYIMPGSTIDNMDLIVSQWNSSDNSRYMSTQFNVKGLDTFFGLVNTAPTARSMAPQVDRTGDQSVITVETSPVAPEISEQLAEENIMENMTELYIVPLED
- a CDS encoding PQQ-dependent sugar dehydrogenase; its protein translation is MRRHLTVFVAFSVAISSCSSTPTQAFSSSSSSSSAVTNTDFTRNHKATINNGWAMSFLPGTDYLAITQRTGGLQLLNHLNGELKAISGTPEVYTEGQAGMHDIVPGPTFSSDGTVYLSWVREHPAGAQGVVGTATLDTSNGSLNNLNVIWEQDPAPGSGHFSLRLLIAGEYLFVSSGDRQQGAPAQDINSNLGGLLRLTLDGQPAAGNPWNNERWTMGNRNILGLAAAENGELWITEMGPQGGDELNKVVAGDNYGWPQASMGSNYDGSDIPDHQSGDGFHAPAISWVPSISPGNLLIYSGELFDAFSHSALIGGLSGQRLVQVTLEEPAVELNQWPMEARIRAIAQAPDGAVWVLEDGAAGNLWELRP
- a CDS encoding vWA domain-containing protein codes for the protein MSAHLGPRFSRYGRYSGGPDPLAPPADLRQALDEIAQDIMAGYSPEQALREYLRRGARGQEGFDDLARRAMERRRELLSKNNLGGTLKEAKKLLDAALRAERAQLARDIDLDDTDRAFREMTLENLPQSTAAAVAELNTYDWQSTEARQNFEEIKDLLGREMLDQQFAGMKQALEGATPEDKAEIAQMLKDLNELLAKHRAGTDTPADFADFMARHGQNFPENPRDIKELIDLLAARSAAAQRMLNSMSAEQRQELMELSAQAFGSTELQELLGDLAGNLEGLRPELDWNSSEDFSGEQGMGLGDGTGVMQDLAELDNLTDQLNHDYTDLDLDALRRQLGDDAAISAELLAKLDRAMRESGLLRKQADGSLKLSPQAMRRLGKTLLDDATSHLSSRSGSRDSRFAGAGGEQTGASRSYEFGDTQPWDVTRTINNALQRTAGSNDPLKITAADIEVVETEVRTQHAVALLVDTSYSMAAEGRWVPMKQTALALHHLISTRFRGDELALISFGRYAQSMDIEELTGLPPVHEQGTNLHHALLLAERFFARNSHMQPTLLIVTDGEPTAHLEPNGEAWFNWPTTPETLSKTVLQLDKIAKRSAHSTFFRLGYDQGLEHFLNQLANRVGGTVSAPDLDGLGSAVVGEYLRYRD
- a CDS encoding MoxR family ATPase; translation: MSLPPNVSTLGELKATGYIHRPLRQEIRANLLAKLEKGEDPWPGLHGLQHTVIPQVERALIAGHDIVLLGERGQGKTRLLRSLTALLDEWTPAISDSELREDPLAPITAATRARIKAEGDALPISWIHRDDRYAEKLATPDTSVADLIGDVDPMRVAEGRRLGDPETIHFGLIPRSNRGIVAINELPDLAERIQVAMLNVMEERDVQIRGYMLRLPLDLLVVASANPEDYTNRGRIITPLKDRFGAEIRTHYPIELRDEIAVIKQEAKLVAEVPDVLLEILARYTRALRESSAVNQRAGVSARFAIAGAETIAAAALHRATIRGEENAVARLVDVDAAVEVLGGKVEFEAGEEGREWEILDYILRTATAETLRPRLRPLDLTALIAALDGSVTVSTGAQVSAEEFLESLPELGDTDLYEEIATAFEATTPGQRANAIELALEGLFLSRKIAKDSGEGETIYG